The Planctomycetaceae bacterium genomic sequence AAGGGCCCGCCATCACGCTGATCATCGCCGGCATCATGGCGCTGGCGTTCGTGGGCCTGCAGGGAATGATCCGGTTGTAACGTCGAGATTGAGCCGCAGAGGTCGCTGAGGACGCTGAGGATGTAAAAGATAAACGCCTCTTTCCTCAGCGTCCTCTGCGACCTCAGCGGCTAGATTGATCCTGGACCCAATCGCAATGAATGCAGTGATGATAGTCTTGGTTGCCGGTGCGGCGGTCGCCGCCCTCAGCGCCGTCCTGGCGGCGGTGCTGGTGCTGGCTGAGCGCTTCCTGTGCAACTACGGGCGCTGCACCATCGACATCAATTCCGGCAAGCGCCGCCTGGAGGTGGCCGGCGGACAGACCCTGCTGGCGGCGCTGAAAGAGGAAGGCATCTTCGTGCCCTCGGCCTGCGGCGGACGCGGCACGTGCTCGTACTGCAAGATCAAGATCACCTCCGGCGGCGGACCGGTTGGCCCGACGGAGATGCCGCTGCTGACAGCCGCCGAGGTCGCCGCCAATGTGCGGATCAGTTGCCAGGTGAAGCTCCGCGGCGACGCGGCGATCGAGATCCCGCCCGAGCTGTTTTCGATCCGCCAGTACACCGGCGTCGTCGAGCGCATCGTCGACCGCACGTACGACATCAAGGAGCTTCGCATCGCCCTGGTCGACCCGCCGACGATCGACTTCACGGCGGGGCAGTACATCCAGCTCGAGGTGCCCGCCTACGAGGGCAGCCCCGAGCCGGTGTACCGCGCGTACAGCATGTCCAACCCGCCCAGCGACAACCGCCACGTCGAGACGATCATCCGCCGCGTGCCCGGCGGGATCTGCACCACGTGGGTCTTCGACCGTCTCAAGGTCGGCGACACGGTGCGGTTCAACGGCCCGCACGGGCACTTCCGCCTCAGCGACACCAGCCGCGAGATGGTCTGGATCGCCGGCGGATCGGGCATGGCCCCGTTCTGGGCCATGGTGCGATACATGAAAGAGCACAACATCCGCCGCAAGTGCACGTACTTCTTCGGCGCCGTCGCCAAACGCGACCTCTTCGCCGTCGAGGAGCTCAAGGCCCTCGAAAGCGAACTGGATAACTTCACGTTCGTGCCCGCCCTGTCCGGTCCGGCGGCCGCCGACAACTGGAGCGGCGAGAAGGGCCTGATTACCGACGTCGTCGACCGCCACGTGGCCGACGGCAGCGACCTGGAAGTCTATCTCTGCGGCAGCCCGGGAATGATCGACGCGGCCGCCGGAGTCCTGGCCAAGAAGAACGTCACCAAGGACCGGATGTTCTACGACAAGTTCGCGTGAGGCTCCCCATGAAACAGACGATCGCCGATCAGAAGGTGCTGG encodes the following:
- a CDS encoding 2Fe-2S iron-sulfur cluster binding domain-containing protein — translated: MIVLVAGAAVAALSAVLAAVLVLAERFLCNYGRCTIDINSGKRRLEVAGGQTLLAALKEEGIFVPSACGGRGTCSYCKIKITSGGGPVGPTEMPLLTAAEVAANVRISCQVKLRGDAAIEIPPELFSIRQYTGVVERIVDRTYDIKELRIALVDPPTIDFTAGQYIQLEVPAYEGSPEPVYRAYSMSNPPSDNRHVETIIRRVPGGICTTWVFDRLKVGDTVRFNGPHGHFRLSDTSREMVWIAGGSGMAPFWAMVRYMKEHNIRRKCTYFFGAVAKRDLFAVEELKALESELDNFTFVPALSGPAAADNWSGEKGLITDVVDRHVADGSDLEVYLCGSPGMIDAAAGVLAKKNVTKDRMFYDKFA